The DNA sequence AATTGAACAGCACTactggatggagggagggatggactGATGGGTTTGCACCCatcatgtgagagtgtgtttgtgacttgCAGAGTTCTTTTTGACTTGCAAGGAGTTctttacctcatgtgctattTCGGGGCTTAGGGCTCTGGGCTGATATTTCCCTTCTGTATTATGTTAAACGACTTTGGGACactcttctgtgaaaagtgctctaaaaataaaaatgaattgaattattttgtgCTGGTTGTTCTGGTTCTGTACTCTTTCTCGGAAGGGCAGGTGTGGCACCTGTTCTGCTTACTTCCTGTGCTGCAGCTTCAGGTGGATTCTGGGTGGAGCAGGACCATATTCCTGCACTGGTATAATTCAGATTGAATGCAGAGGGTGGGGCTCTGGGAAAGtcttgttctgtgtgtgtgtgtgtgtgtgtgtgtatgtgtatgagtgtgagtgtgtgtgtgagcatgtgtgtatgtgtgtgtgtgtgtgtctgtttgtgtgtgtgtatgtgtgtgtgtgtgagcatgtgtgtgtgtgtgcctgtgtgtgtgtatgtgtgtgtgtgtgtgtctgtttgtgtgtgtatgtgtgtgtgtgtatgtgtctatgtgtgtgtgtatgtgtgtgtgtgtctgtttgtgtgtgtgtatgtgtgtgagtgtgtgtgtgagtgtgtgtgtgtgtgtgtgtctgtgtgtgtgtatgtgtgtgtgtgtgtctgtttgtgtgtgtgtatgtgtgtgtgtgtatgtgtgtgtgtgtgtgtgtgagcatgtgtgtgtgtgtgcctgtgtgtgtgtatgtgtgtatgtgtgtgtctgtttgtgtgtgtatgtgtgtgtgtgtgtgtatgtgtctatgtgtgtgtgtatgtgtgtgtgtgtgtgtgtctgtctgtgtgtgtgtatgtgtgtat is a window from the Conger conger chromosome 8, fConCon1.1, whole genome shotgun sequence genome containing:
- the LOC133135063 gene encoding putative uncharacterized protein FLJ46204 gives rise to the protein THTYTHTHTHTHIHTHTHTHTYTHTNRYTHTYTHTHTNRHTHTHTHIHTHRQTHTHTHIHTHIDTYTHTHTYTHKQTHTYTHTHTQAHTHTCSHTHTHTYTHTHTHTYTHAHTHTHTHTHTHTHTHTHRTRLSQSPTLCIQSELYQCRNMVLLHPEST